The following are from one region of the Phycisphaeraceae bacterium genome:
- a CDS encoding DUF559 domain-containing protein, with product MPVPRATDEKIERAKMLRAQASVPERVLWSKVRDRKLGDLKFRRQQAIGHLVVDFYCADARLVVELDGDHHGKTRVADAARDAFLHAQGLEVVRLSVRDFMKHQHASLEYILRVARSRLPSGPLSPEGRGLG from the coding sequence ATGCCGGTTCCCCGGGCTACGGATGAGAAGATCGAACGCGCGAAGATGCTGCGCGCACAGGCGTCGGTCCCCGAGCGAGTGCTGTGGTCGAAGGTCCGTGATCGCAAGCTCGGGGATCTGAAGTTTCGCAGGCAGCAGGCGATCGGCCACCTCGTGGTAGATTTCTATTGCGCTGACGCGCGGCTCGTTGTCGAACTCGACGGCGACCACCATGGAAAGACCCGCGTCGCCGACGCGGCACGGGACGCGTTCTTGCACGCGCAGGGTCTTGAGGTCGTGCGCCTCAGCGTGCGCGACTTCATGAAGCATCAGCACGCGTCGCTCGAGTACATCCTGCGCGTCGCGCGATCCCGGCTCCCCTCCGGCCCCCTCTCCCCCGAGGGGAGAGGGCTGGGGTGA
- a CDS encoding tetratricopeptide repeat protein — MSEPPPSPFRVEVERALREGRYAEAMSMLESPAALEEQRGFLLYSRGWALAYLDREEEALACFEEARTIRDDWPGPRGWIGYLLYVLDRNEEAVEVLQGAIGRWPDDAVLHYRLGNAMHGAGRKEEAVRALKRSLELDPDQVDALLALAWSLREEGEFERALELAQKAATLAPDNADTWCAISDLADQLGMWELLLSTMRHRAVIEPTNAQMWVNLGVAYSVNGLLDEAIDAWTKSLSLDPTDAYAHCNLGCALIERGDVEAGIAEVERAHANDPDHTRTCDRMRKALRRRRCDEVSELFEREDFLGAKGFLLGVIASDDGSSELWSHLGYAHLELDEYQQAIEAYRRSLTIWESNPNAWHSLACAYWEVEDMANAIKAYRRSAEIDPEDERNWLCLGKIALDQGDPKAAEEHFRRAIRIEGEAPEIWYWLGRALAERGDRSGAIRMMERALEFDPENEFLEDQIEALRKQNTRWWRR; from the coding sequence ATGAGCGAACCGCCGCCGTCGCCATTCCGTGTAGAGGTTGAACGCGCGCTGCGCGAAGGGCGTTACGCCGAGGCGATGTCGATGCTTGAATCCCCCGCGGCGCTCGAAGAGCAACGCGGGTTTCTTTTGTACTCGCGTGGCTGGGCGCTGGCGTACCTCGACCGCGAGGAAGAAGCGCTTGCCTGCTTTGAAGAGGCGCGGACGATCCGCGACGACTGGCCCGGCCCGCGCGGCTGGATCGGCTACCTGCTGTATGTCCTCGACCGCAACGAGGAGGCGGTCGAGGTCCTGCAAGGCGCGATCGGGCGTTGGCCCGACGATGCGGTTCTCCACTATCGGCTCGGCAACGCGATGCACGGCGCCGGTCGAAAGGAGGAAGCGGTCCGTGCGCTCAAGCGCTCACTGGAGCTGGATCCGGATCAAGTCGATGCGTTGCTGGCGCTCGCGTGGTCGCTCAGGGAAGAGGGTGAGTTCGAGCGAGCGCTGGAACTCGCCCAGAAGGCGGCGACGCTGGCCCCGGACAACGCCGATACCTGGTGCGCGATCAGCGATCTCGCGGATCAGTTAGGCATGTGGGAACTGTTGCTCAGCACGATGCGGCATCGGGCTGTGATCGAGCCGACGAACGCCCAGATGTGGGTCAATCTAGGCGTCGCATACTCGGTGAACGGCCTGCTCGACGAGGCGATCGACGCGTGGACGAAGTCGCTCTCGCTCGATCCGACGGACGCGTACGCGCACTGCAATCTCGGGTGCGCCCTCATCGAACGCGGCGATGTCGAGGCGGGCATCGCCGAAGTCGAGCGCGCGCACGCCAATGATCCCGACCATACGCGAACATGCGATCGGATGCGGAAAGCACTCCGACGGCGACGGTGCGACGAGGTGAGCGAGCTCTTCGAGCGAGAAGACTTTCTTGGCGCGAAGGGTTTTCTGCTCGGGGTGATCGCGTCGGATGACGGATCGTCCGAACTGTGGAGCCACCTCGGCTACGCGCATCTCGAACTCGACGAATATCAGCAGGCGATCGAAGCATACCGGCGCAGTCTCACGATCTGGGAGAGCAACCCGAACGCATGGCATTCGCTCGCCTGCGCGTACTGGGAAGTTGAAGACATGGCGAACGCGATCAAAGCGTACCGTCGGTCGGCCGAGATTGATCCTGAGGACGAGCGGAACTGGTTGTGCCTTGGAAAGATCGCCCTCGACCAGGGCGATCCGAAAGCCGCAGAAGAGCACTTCCGACGAGCGATCAGGATCGAAGGCGAAGCGCCGGAGATTTGGTATTGGCTCGGTCGGGCGCTTGCCGAGCGAGGCGATCGATCGGGAGCAATTCGGATGATGGAACGGGCGCTGGAGTTCGACCCGGAGAACGAGTTTCTTGAGGATCAGATCGAAGCTCTCAGGAAGCAGAACACCCGCTGGTGGCGTCGCTGA
- a CDS encoding VOC family protein → MADNSNMPKGLVPHLVVDGAAKALEFYAKAFGAEETCRMPSPDGRLMHAEMTIGDQTIFLCDDFPEYCGGKSRTPTALGGSTVTIHRYVKDCDAAIAKAEKAGATVLMPAEDMFWGDRYGSVTDPFGHTWSFATHIKDMTPDEMAEAGKAAFGG, encoded by the coding sequence ATGGCAGACAACAGCAACATGCCCAAGGGGCTCGTGCCGCACCTCGTGGTCGACGGGGCGGCCAAGGCGCTGGAGTTCTACGCGAAGGCGTTCGGGGCGGAGGAGACCTGCCGCATGCCCTCGCCCGACGGGCGTCTGATGCACGCGGAGATGACGATCGGCGACCAGACGATCTTCCTGTGCGACGACTTCCCCGAGTACTGCGGCGGGAAGTCGCGCACGCCCACGGCGCTGGGCGGTTCGACGGTGACGATCCACCGGTATGTGAAGGACTGCGACGCCGCGATCGCGAAGGCCGAGAAGGCCGGCGCGACGGTGCTGATGCCGGCGGAGGACATGTTCTGGGGCGACCGCTACGGCAGCGTGACAGACCCGTTCGGGCATACCTGGTCGTTCGCGACGCACATCAAGGACATGACGCCCGACGAGATGGCCGAGGCGGGCAAGGCGGCGTTCGGGGGGTGA